The following are encoded together in the Verrucomicrobiota bacterium genome:
- a CDS encoding fasciclin domain-containing protein, producing MNTIRILTLTAIVAASSLLGVAHAERNEKAYDIVAVASGNGSFNTLVAAVKAAGLVETLQGPGPFTVFAPTDEAFAKLPKGTVEDLLKPENKAKLVSILTYHVVAGKVMAADVKTMKAKTVNGQSLDVRVTDGTVTVDNAKVVKTDVTASNGVIHVIDTVVLPN from the coding sequence ATGAATACCATCCGCATTCTCACCCTCACCGCAATCGTCGCTGCGTCCAGCCTCCTGGGTGTCGCTCACGCTGAACGCAACGAAAAGGCCTATGACATCGTCGCTGTCGCCTCTGGCAACGGCAGCTTCAACACCCTGGTCGCCGCCGTGAAAGCCGCCGGCCTCGTCGAGACGCTCCAAGGCCCCGGTCCGTTCACCGTCTTCGCGCCGACAGACGAAGCCTTCGCCAAGCTGCCCAAGGGCACGGTGGAAGACCTGCTCAAGCCTGAGAACAAGGCGAAGCTCGTCTCAATCCTGACCTACCATGTCGTGGCGGGCAAAGTCATGGCTGCGGACGTCAAGACGATGAAAGCCAAGACTGTTAACGGCCAGTCGCTCGACGTGAGGGTCACCGACGGCACCGTGACCGTGGACAACGCCAAGGTGGTTAAAACCGACGTGACCGCAAGCAACGGCGTCATCCACGTCATCGACACTGTGGTGCTGCCGAACTGA